Proteins from a genomic interval of Leifsonia shinshuensis:
- a CDS encoding anti-sigma factor family protein yields the protein MNHDEFATWDAAYVLGALAPAERKEYEEHLRECGRCSAAVAELAGMPGLLGRVSREQAFALLDEDAPHDAGLGAEVLPSLLDAARRRRRRSRWLVGGLAAAAAAVLVGAIAIAVPALEPGTPAGTSVAMEQVEPSALSADLHLTAEPWGTRIDSRCAYAKVGGDDGGRTWTYAMVVTDKSGHQTQISTWTAAEGTVVEPAATTSVPLSDIAAIDIRAADNGTVLLRSTFG from the coding sequence ATGAACCACGACGAGTTCGCCACCTGGGACGCCGCCTACGTGCTCGGCGCCCTCGCCCCGGCCGAGCGCAAGGAGTACGAGGAGCATCTGCGCGAGTGCGGACGCTGCTCGGCGGCGGTCGCCGAGCTGGCCGGCATGCCGGGGCTGCTCGGCCGGGTGTCCCGCGAGCAGGCGTTCGCCCTGCTCGACGAGGATGCGCCGCACGACGCCGGCCTCGGCGCGGAGGTGCTGCCGTCGCTGCTGGACGCCGCCCGGCGGCGGAGGCGGCGGTCGCGCTGGCTGGTGGGCGGTCTCGCCGCTGCGGCGGCGGCCGTGCTCGTGGGGGCCATCGCGATCGCCGTCCCCGCGCTGGAGCCGGGGACCCCGGCGGGGACCAGCGTGGCGATGGAGCAGGTGGAGCCGAGCGCGCTCTCCGCCGACCTGCACCTGACCGCGGAGCCGTGGGGCACGCGGATCGACTCGCGCTGCGCCTACGCGAAGGTCGGCGGCGACGACGGCGGCCGCACCTGGACCTACGCGATGGTCGTCACCGACAAGTCGGGCCACCAGACCCAGATCTCGACGTGGACGGCCGCGGAGGGCACGGTCGTCGAGCCGGCCGCGACGACGAGCGTCCCGCTCTCCGACATCGCCGCCATCGACATCCGCGCGGCCGACAACGGGACGGTGCTGCTGCGCAGCACGTTCGGCTGA
- a CDS encoding sigma-70 family RNA polymerase sigma factor: MPDEDARLLRELHDQHAQAVWRYVVHLTGDRAMADDVVQETLLRAWRKPAVLDQSQQSARAWLFTVARNIVIDDKRSAHSQHEFGTDTLPERPSQDDGADAVLDAWLVSDALAELSDEHRAVIVHAYYGGRSIAEISRELDIPEGTVKSRLHYGLRAMRLALQERGVTER; the protein is encoded by the coding sequence ATGCCGGATGAGGACGCGCGCCTGCTGCGGGAGCTGCACGACCAGCACGCGCAGGCGGTATGGCGTTACGTCGTCCACCTCACCGGCGACCGAGCGATGGCCGACGACGTGGTGCAGGAGACGCTGCTGCGCGCCTGGCGCAAGCCGGCCGTGCTGGACCAGAGCCAGCAGTCGGCGCGCGCGTGGTTGTTCACCGTCGCCCGGAACATCGTCATCGACGACAAGCGCAGCGCGCACTCCCAGCACGAGTTCGGCACGGACACCCTCCCGGAGCGGCCGTCGCAGGACGACGGCGCCGACGCCGTTCTCGACGCCTGGCTGGTCTCCGACGCGCTGGCCGAGCTCTCCGACGAGCATCGCGCGGTGATCGTGCACGCGTACTACGGCGGCCGGTCGATCGCGGAGATCTCCCGCGAGCTGGACATCCCGGAGGGGACGGTGAAGTCGCGGCTGCACTACGGACTCCGGGCGATGCGGCTCGCGCTGCAGGAGAGAGGGGTGACCGAGCGATGA
- a CDS encoding ubiquinol-cytochrome c reductase iron-sulfur subunit, translating into MTESAPLTRRTLVQLGGVSAAGAGVLLLAACTPQGSGASTGDGSGNSGVATVSLSSIPVGGAVSASIGSTPIVVAQPSAGTVVAFSAVCTHQGCTVAPQGKEFDCPCHGSRFDATTGDVIQGPARTPLTKLKASVSGDKVTVTQ; encoded by the coding sequence ATGACCGAATCCGCGCCGCTCACGCGCCGCACCCTCGTCCAGCTCGGCGGCGTGTCCGCGGCAGGTGCGGGGGTGCTCCTGCTGGCGGCCTGCACGCCGCAGGGCTCCGGGGCGTCGACGGGCGACGGCTCGGGCAACAGCGGGGTGGCCACCGTCTCGCTCTCGTCCATCCCGGTCGGCGGCGCCGTCTCCGCGTCGATCGGCTCCACGCCGATCGTCGTCGCGCAGCCGTCCGCCGGAACCGTGGTGGCGTTCAGCGCGGTCTGCACCCATCAGGGCTGCACGGTGGCGCCGCAGGGCAAGGAGTTCGACTGCCCGTGCCACGGGTCGCGCTTCGACGCGACCACGGGCGACGTCATCCAGGGCCCGGCGAGAACGCCGCTCACGAAGCTGAAGGCGAGCGTCTCGGGCGACAAGGTCACCGTCACCCAGTAG
- a CDS encoding acyl-CoA thioesterase, which yields MRLHVPIKLRWSDLDAYGHVNNAAMLRLLEEARIEAFWASDEHAVGGSTAVLDGRPGADTLTLIARQEIEYVAPIPYLRQPLDVQLWLGRLGGASLEVNYEVWSPEGAEPRTMFSRAATTIVLVDAESQRPRRINDREREAWTPYLDDPVQFTKR from the coding sequence ATGCGACTGCACGTCCCGATCAAGCTCCGCTGGAGCGACCTCGACGCGTACGGCCACGTGAACAACGCCGCGATGCTGCGCCTCCTGGAGGAGGCGCGCATCGAGGCGTTCTGGGCGAGCGACGAGCACGCGGTCGGCGGCTCCACCGCCGTGCTCGACGGACGGCCGGGCGCGGACACGCTCACGCTGATCGCGCGCCAGGAGATCGAGTATGTCGCGCCCATCCCGTACCTGCGCCAGCCGCTCGACGTGCAGCTCTGGCTCGGGAGGCTCGGCGGCGCCAGCCTGGAGGTCAACTACGAGGTCTGGTCGCCGGAGGGCGCGGAACCGCGCACGATGTTCTCCCGCGCCGCCACGACGATCGTGCTGGTCGACGCCGAGAGCCAGCGCCCGCGGCGGATCAACGACCGCGAGCGCGAGGCATGGACGCCCTACCTCGACGACCCGGTGCAGTTCACCAAGCGCTGA
- the ettA gene encoding energy-dependent translational throttle protein EttA → MAEYIYSMVRARKAVGDKVILDDVTMAFLPGAKIGVVGPNGAGKSTILKIMAGLDTPSNGEAKLSPGYTVGILMQEPLLDESKTVLENVQEGVGEIKDKVDRFNEISGLLADPDADFDTLLAEMGTLQEQIDAADAWDLDSQLEQAMDALRCPPGDWPVNTLSGGEKRRVALCKLLLQKPDLLLLDEPTNHLDAESVLWLEQHLAKYHGAVLAVTHDRYFLDHVAEWIAEVDRGHLYPYEGNYSTYLEKKRERLEIQGKKDAKLAKRLSDELDWVRSNAKGRQAKSKARLARYEEMAAEAERTRKLDFEEIQIPPGPRLGQIVIDAKNLQKGFGDRVLIDGLSFTLPRNGIVGVIGPNGVGKTTLFKTIVGLEPLDGGDLKVGETVQISYVDQTRGGIDPNKNVWEVVSDGLDYIQVGKTEVPSRAYVSTFGFKGPDQQKKSGVLSGGERNRLNLALTLKQGGNLLLLDEPTNDLDVETLSSLENALLEFPGCAVVITHDRWFLDRIATHILAYEGTEENPSDWYWFEGNFEAYEENKVQRLGPDAAKPHRSAYRKLTRD, encoded by the coding sequence GTGGCCGAATACATTTACTCGATGGTCAGGGCCCGCAAGGCCGTCGGCGACAAGGTGATCCTCGACGACGTGACGATGGCGTTCCTGCCCGGAGCCAAGATCGGCGTCGTCGGCCCGAACGGCGCCGGAAAGTCGACCATCCTGAAGATCATGGCGGGCCTCGACACCCCGTCGAACGGCGAGGCGAAGCTCTCGCCCGGCTACACGGTCGGCATCCTGATGCAGGAGCCGCTGCTCGACGAGAGCAAGACGGTCCTGGAGAACGTCCAGGAGGGCGTCGGCGAGATCAAGGACAAGGTCGACCGGTTCAACGAGATCTCCGGGCTGCTGGCCGACCCGGACGCCGACTTCGACACGCTGCTCGCCGAGATGGGCACGCTCCAGGAGCAGATCGACGCGGCCGACGCGTGGGACCTCGACTCCCAGCTCGAGCAGGCGATGGACGCCCTGCGCTGCCCGCCGGGCGACTGGCCGGTCAACACGCTCTCCGGCGGTGAGAAGCGACGCGTCGCGCTCTGCAAGCTGCTGCTGCAGAAGCCCGACCTGCTGCTCCTCGACGAGCCGACCAACCACCTCGACGCCGAGAGCGTGCTCTGGCTCGAGCAGCACCTCGCCAAGTACCACGGCGCCGTGCTCGCCGTCACCCACGACCGGTACTTCCTCGACCACGTGGCCGAGTGGATCGCCGAGGTCGACCGCGGCCACCTCTACCCGTACGAGGGCAACTACTCGACCTACCTGGAGAAGAAGCGCGAGCGCCTCGAGATCCAGGGCAAGAAGGACGCCAAGCTCGCCAAGCGGCTGTCCGACGAGCTCGACTGGGTGCGCAGCAACGCCAAGGGTCGCCAGGCCAAGTCCAAGGCCCGTCTGGCGCGCTACGAGGAGATGGCGGCCGAGGCGGAGCGCACCAGGAAGCTCGACTTCGAGGAGATCCAGATCCCGCCGGGGCCGCGCCTCGGCCAGATCGTGATCGACGCCAAGAACCTGCAGAAGGGCTTCGGCGACCGCGTCCTCATCGACGGCCTGAGCTTCACGCTGCCGCGCAACGGCATCGTCGGCGTCATCGGCCCGAACGGCGTCGGCAAGACGACCCTGTTCAAGACGATCGTCGGGCTGGAGCCGCTCGACGGCGGCGACCTGAAGGTCGGCGAGACGGTGCAGATCTCCTACGTCGACCAGACCCGCGGCGGCATCGACCCGAACAAGAACGTCTGGGAGGTCGTGTCCGACGGGCTCGACTACATCCAGGTCGGCAAGACCGAGGTCCCCTCGCGCGCCTACGTCTCCACATTCGGGTTCAAGGGACCGGACCAGCAGAAGAAGTCCGGCGTGCTCTCCGGCGGTGAGCGCAACCGCCTCAACCTGGCGCTGACGCTCAAGCAGGGCGGCAACCTGCTGCTGCTCGACGAGCCGACCAACGACCTCGACGTCGAGACGCTCTCCAGCCTGGAGAACGCGCTGCTCGAGTTCCCTGGCTGCGCGGTGGTCATCACCCACGACCGGTGGTTCCTCGACCGCATCGCGACGCACATCCTCGCCTACGAGGGCACGGAGGAGAACCCGTCCGACTGGTACTGGTTCGAGGGCAACTTCGAGGCCTACGAGGAGAACAAGGTCCAGCGCCTCGGTCCGGACGCCGCCAAGCCGCACCGCTCCGCGTACCGCAAGCTGACCCGCGACTGA
- a CDS encoding DUF6993 domain-containing protein — protein sequence MRAPVRPAAVLLAGAAVAGALLLSACTGVGEASPSATAPHTTASGTPAPSPKPTASAPPALVPGGTAEQNLAFFDAVNRATIAAKPGAQGRDFIDGLVAAGFTKADMQVTPDTTSIGLKAASIQFSVKFGDSCVIGQYGPDGSGYTSLTSPALATGGCLIGRTRPIDW from the coding sequence ATGAGAGCGCCCGTCCGACCCGCCGCCGTCCTCCTCGCGGGCGCGGCCGTCGCGGGGGCGCTCCTGCTCAGCGCCTGCACCGGCGTCGGGGAGGCGTCGCCGTCCGCAACTGCGCCGCACACCACGGCGTCCGGGACGCCGGCGCCGTCGCCGAAGCCGACCGCGAGCGCGCCTCCCGCGCTCGTTCCCGGCGGAACCGCGGAGCAGAACCTCGCGTTCTTCGACGCGGTCAACCGGGCCACCATCGCCGCCAAGCCGGGCGCCCAGGGCCGGGACTTCATCGACGGGCTCGTCGCGGCCGGGTTCACGAAGGCCGACATGCAGGTCACGCCGGACACGACCTCGATCGGGCTGAAGGCGGCCTCCATCCAGTTCTCGGTGAAGTTCGGGGACAGCTGCGTGATCGGCCAGTACGGCCCGGACGGCAGCGGCTACACGAGCCTCACCAGTCCCGCCCTTGCGACCGGAGGCTGCCTGATCGGCCGGACCCGGCCGATCGACTGGTAG
- a CDS encoding single-stranded DNA-binding protein yields MSESVAVRGTVATSPRHVTPEAGSAITSFRLVTDDRAARPAGAQQPAGPGQDPRRGARRDPESNWFTVTAFGELAVSAAACVARGDPLVVTGRLRVRDWAGEQLGVTVEIEAEAIGHDLARGRSRFTRSTRALALTDAPGGRGDPTGSDP; encoded by the coding sequence ATGAGCGAATCGGTGGCGGTACGGGGCACGGTGGCGACCAGCCCACGGCATGTGACGCCGGAGGCCGGGAGCGCGATCACGAGCTTCCGGCTCGTCACGGACGACCGCGCCGCGCGGCCGGCCGGCGCGCAGCAGCCCGCCGGGCCGGGGCAGGATCCCCGCCGGGGCGCCCGGCGCGACCCGGAGTCGAACTGGTTCACGGTGACGGCGTTCGGGGAGCTCGCCGTCAGCGCGGCGGCCTGCGTGGCGCGCGGCGACCCGCTCGTGGTCACCGGACGGCTGCGGGTGCGCGATTGGGCGGGTGAACAGCTCGGCGTGACGGTGGAGATCGAGGCGGAGGCCATCGGGCACGATCTGGCCAGGGGGCGCAGCAGATTCACCCGGTCCACGCGCGCGCTCGCCCTGACGGACGCGCCAGGAGGCCGGGGAGATCCCACAGGGAGCGACCCCTAG
- the msrA gene encoding peptide-methionine (S)-S-oxide reductase MsrA, producing MQTFVLAGGCFWCLDAVYRVLRGVQDVVSGYTGGATVDPSYEEVCTGTTGHAEAVAVTFDPEVIPAEVILDVFFTLHDPRQLNRQGADVGTQYRSAMFFDGEDQRALFEDARDRAAEYWEGGVVTTIEPLGPFYRAEEYHQDFFAKNPGQGYCLAVALPKVNKIRASYAPYVTAA from the coding sequence ATGCAGACTTTCGTGCTCGCCGGCGGGTGCTTCTGGTGCCTGGACGCCGTCTACCGCGTGCTCCGCGGAGTGCAGGACGTGGTGTCCGGCTACACCGGCGGCGCCACCGTCGACCCGAGCTACGAGGAGGTCTGCACGGGCACGACCGGCCACGCCGAGGCGGTCGCCGTGACGTTCGACCCGGAGGTCATCCCGGCCGAGGTGATCCTCGATGTCTTCTTCACGCTCCACGACCCGCGGCAGCTCAACCGGCAGGGCGCCGACGTCGGCACCCAGTACCGGTCCGCGATGTTCTTCGACGGCGAGGACCAGCGCGCGCTGTTCGAGGACGCCCGCGACCGGGCGGCCGAGTACTGGGAGGGTGGCGTCGTGACGACGATCGAGCCGCTCGGGCCGTTCTACCGCGCCGAGGAGTACCACCAGGACTTCTTCGCGAAGAACCCGGGCCAGGGATACTGCCTGGCGGTCGCGCTGCCGAAGGTGAACAAGATCCGCGCGTCGTACGCGCCGTATGTGACCGCCGCCTGA
- the nadE gene encoding ammonia-dependent NAD(+) synthetase, giving the protein MRELQARIIDELNVTPSVDAAEEVAERVDFLVQYLRATGASGFVLGISGGQDSSLAGRLCQLAVERLAEEGVAAEFIAVRLPYGVQHDEDDAQLALSFIRPQRTITFNIKPGVDGVDDEFAVAVGETLSDFNKGNVKARLRMVAQYAIAGQRRLLVVGTDHAAEAVTGFFTKYGDGGADVLPLSGLTKRQGRALLEYLDAPARLYEKAPTADLLDHEPGQTDEANLGIRYSDIDDFLEGKEVPDEVATAIETRYLATEHKRRVPASKFDEWWTLRGDYSR; this is encoded by the coding sequence ATGCGTGAACTCCAGGCCAGGATCATCGACGAGCTGAACGTGACGCCGAGCGTCGACGCCGCGGAGGAGGTCGCCGAGCGCGTCGACTTCCTCGTGCAGTACCTGAGGGCGACCGGCGCCTCCGGCTTCGTGCTCGGCATCAGCGGCGGGCAGGATTCCTCGCTCGCCGGCCGGCTCTGCCAGCTCGCCGTCGAGCGGCTCGCGGAGGAGGGCGTCGCCGCCGAGTTCATCGCGGTCCGGCTGCCCTACGGCGTGCAGCACGACGAGGACGACGCTCAGCTCGCGCTCTCCTTCATCCGCCCGCAGCGCACGATCACCTTCAACATCAAGCCCGGCGTGGACGGGGTGGACGACGAGTTCGCCGTGGCCGTCGGCGAGACCCTGAGCGACTTCAACAAGGGCAACGTCAAGGCCAGGCTGCGGATGGTGGCCCAGTACGCCATCGCCGGCCAGCGCCGGCTGCTCGTGGTCGGCACCGACCACGCGGCGGAGGCCGTGACCGGGTTCTTCACCAAGTACGGCGACGGCGGCGCGGACGTGCTCCCGCTGAGCGGGCTGACCAAACGCCAGGGCCGTGCGCTGCTGGAGTACCTGGACGCCCCCGCGCGGCTGTACGAGAAGGCGCCGACCGCCGACCTGCTCGACCACGAGCCCGGCCAGACCGACGAGGCCAACCTCGGCATCCGGTACAGCGACATCGACGACTTCCTCGAGGGCAAGGAGGTGCCGGACGAGGTGGCGACGGCGATCGAGACGCGCTACCTCGCGACCGAGCACAAGCGCCGGGTGCCCGCCAGCAAGTTCGACGAGTGGTGGACCCTGCGCGGCGACTACAGCCGCTGA
- a CDS encoding cation:proton antiporter produces the protein MNPLVGTIVLVPLLAVVAALVASAVGRVAKIPLVVFEILLGILAGPSVLGWIPASDALHAVGQFGLAFLFFMAGNEIDFSAIRGRPLRRASLGWIVSLAVGVLLGVLLAPTPIAGVYVGIALCSTALGTLMPMLRDAGELRTPFGLAATAVGAVGEFGPLLAISLFLSGRRPLAAALVLIGFAVVAAAAVWFAARGGHARFHALVRATLHTSGQFAVRVVVLAIAALVGLSLALGLDMLLGAFAAGVVVRVLLSGAAEPDARLIETKLEAVAFGVLVPVFFIETGITFDLRGLLADPHALLLLPIFLVLLLIVRGVPGSFAAPRGSTFADRASLTLFSATGLPIIVAVTNIGLKDHDLSPGTATALVGAGMLSVLIFPVVALLLRQRSADGGVRPPDPDRIPVEG, from the coding sequence ATGAACCCGCTCGTCGGAACGATCGTCCTCGTGCCGCTGCTGGCGGTGGTCGCCGCCCTAGTCGCCTCGGCGGTCGGGAGGGTGGCCAAGATCCCCCTCGTCGTCTTCGAGATCCTGCTCGGCATCCTGGCCGGGCCGAGCGTGCTGGGCTGGATCCCGGCGTCGGACGCGTTGCACGCGGTCGGGCAGTTCGGCCTCGCCTTCCTGTTCTTCATGGCGGGCAACGAGATCGACTTCTCCGCCATCCGCGGACGCCCGCTGCGCCGTGCCTCCCTCGGCTGGATCGTCTCGCTGGCGGTCGGCGTGCTGCTGGGCGTGCTCCTCGCGCCCACGCCGATCGCCGGCGTCTACGTCGGGATCGCCCTGTGCTCCACCGCGCTCGGCACGCTCATGCCGATGCTGCGCGACGCCGGAGAGCTGCGGACGCCGTTCGGCCTCGCGGCCACGGCCGTCGGCGCGGTGGGCGAGTTCGGCCCGCTGCTGGCGATCTCGCTGTTCCTCAGCGGCCGCAGGCCTCTGGCCGCCGCGCTCGTGCTGATCGGATTCGCCGTGGTCGCCGCCGCCGCAGTGTGGTTCGCCGCGCGGGGCGGCCACGCGCGGTTCCACGCGCTCGTGCGGGCCACGCTGCACACCAGCGGGCAGTTCGCTGTGCGCGTCGTCGTGCTGGCCATCGCCGCGCTGGTCGGGCTCAGCCTGGCGCTCGGCCTCGACATGCTGCTGGGCGCCTTCGCCGCGGGCGTCGTGGTCCGCGTCCTGCTGTCGGGCGCCGCGGAGCCCGACGCACGGCTCATCGAGACCAAGCTGGAGGCCGTGGCGTTCGGCGTGCTGGTCCCGGTGTTCTTCATCGAGACGGGGATCACCTTCGATCTGCGCGGGCTCCTCGCCGACCCGCACGCGCTGCTCCTGCTCCCGATCTTCCTGGTGCTCCTGCTGATCGTGCGCGGCGTCCCCGGCTCGTTCGCCGCCCCGCGCGGCTCGACGTTCGCCGACCGGGCGTCCCTCACGCTGTTCAGCGCGACCGGCCTGCCGATCATCGTCGCGGTGACGAACATCGGGCTGAAGGACCACGACCTGAGCCCGGGGACGGCGACCGCCCTGGTCGGGGCCGGGATGCTGTCGGTGCTGATCTTCCCGGTCGTGGCGCTGCTGCTGCGGCAGCGGTCGGCGGACGGCGGAGTGCGGCCGCCCGACCCGGACCGGATCCCGGTGGAGGGCTGA
- a CDS encoding LysR substrate-binding domain-containing protein, whose amino-acid sequence MFDPVLLRTFLAVVDTRSFTRAAQRLGISQPTVSQHVRRLEQAAKRQLVARDTREVRLTDNGDAMAGFARTILAAHAEADSYFSGSAMRGRLRFGAADDLAITTLPRILRHFRQQNPQVNLELTVDQSGPLHRRLKAGQLDLIFIKQNPGTTDGTVVATDELVWIGQEKTALDPDQPVPLIAYQGPSLSRQITIEALESAGRTWRITCNTREVNGVLAAVRAGLGVAVFPRSLIPSDLIKVTNRFSLPELGHVDFTLLSNPSAAREPVEALTTAILARAVTRVP is encoded by the coding sequence ATGTTCGACCCCGTCCTCCTGCGCACGTTCCTCGCCGTGGTCGACACGCGCTCCTTCACGCGCGCGGCCCAGCGGCTGGGCATCAGCCAGCCGACCGTCAGCCAGCACGTGCGGCGGCTGGAGCAGGCGGCCAAGCGGCAGCTCGTCGCCCGCGACACCCGCGAGGTGCGGCTGACCGACAACGGCGACGCGATGGCGGGGTTCGCCCGAACGATCCTGGCCGCGCACGCGGAGGCGGACAGCTACTTCAGCGGATCGGCGATGCGCGGGCGGCTCCGGTTCGGCGCGGCCGACGACCTCGCGATCACGACCCTGCCGCGCATCCTGCGGCATTTCCGGCAGCAGAACCCGCAGGTCAACCTGGAGCTCACCGTGGACCAGTCCGGCCCGCTGCACCGCCGGCTGAAGGCCGGCCAGCTGGACCTGATCTTCATCAAGCAGAACCCGGGGACGACGGACGGCACCGTGGTCGCGACCGACGAGCTGGTCTGGATCGGCCAGGAGAAGACCGCGCTCGATCCCGACCAGCCGGTGCCGCTGATCGCCTACCAGGGGCCGAGCCTCAGCCGGCAGATCACGATCGAGGCGCTGGAGTCCGCGGGCCGCACCTGGCGGATCACGTGCAACACCCGCGAGGTGAACGGCGTGCTGGCCGCGGTCCGCGCCGGTCTCGGGGTGGCGGTGTTCCCGCGCTCGCTCATCCCCTCGGACCTCATCAAGGTCACCAACCGGTTCAGCCTGCCGGAGCTCGGCCACGTGGACTTCACCCTGCTGTCGAACCCGTCGGCGGCGCGCGAGCCGGTGGAGGCGCTCACCACGGCGATCCTCGCCCGGGCGGTCACGCGCGTGCCGTGA
- a CDS encoding MFS transporter has product MPVLSARPPWRETFVSLRVTNYRRFAAGNLVANTAVWMQRIAMDWLVLQLSGSVAAVGVTVFMQFTPMLVFGLWGGVIADRYSKQRLLICTQTAAAALAALLAALTLTGAVQVWHVYAISFVLGLVTVVDNPARQVFVNELVGPRYLRNAISLNSSIFQLGGLIGPALGGILITAVGGGWSFVINSAACLAVVGALFSLRRDELHHSPAAPRGKGQLAEGMRYVRRKPVIFWTVVMVAVLAVFAFNMPVFLAAYANDVYDVGAQGYGMFNALVAAGALAGALASTRRTSVRLSMVVGTAAALGVVQALAGLAPGEIAFSVLLVGIGVGNLLFITAANSLVQMSSNVQIRGRVISFYILVLLGGQAIGGPLMGWVVEAAGPHVAMMISGLVPAAAAVLVAWMIARHASLRLRFGLRGRRPVIAIVNRAGKAGATL; this is encoded by the coding sequence ATGCCCGTCCTCAGCGCACGCCCGCCGTGGCGCGAGACCTTCGTCTCGCTGCGCGTCACCAACTACCGCCGGTTCGCCGCGGGCAACCTCGTCGCCAACACCGCCGTCTGGATGCAGCGCATCGCGATGGACTGGCTGGTGCTGCAGCTCTCCGGCAGCGTCGCAGCCGTCGGCGTGACGGTCTTCATGCAGTTCACGCCGATGCTGGTCTTCGGGCTGTGGGGCGGCGTCATCGCCGACCGCTACTCGAAGCAGCGGCTGCTGATCTGCACCCAGACGGCGGCGGCCGCACTGGCAGCGCTGCTCGCCGCGCTGACACTCACCGGCGCGGTGCAGGTGTGGCACGTCTACGCGATCTCGTTCGTGCTCGGCCTCGTCACCGTGGTCGACAACCCGGCGCGCCAGGTGTTCGTCAACGAGCTCGTCGGGCCCCGCTACCTGCGCAACGCGATCAGTCTCAACTCGTCGATCTTCCAGCTCGGCGGCCTGATCGGCCCGGCGCTCGGCGGCATCCTGATCACCGCGGTCGGCGGCGGCTGGTCGTTCGTGATCAACTCGGCGGCCTGCCTGGCGGTCGTCGGCGCACTGTTCAGCCTCCGCCGCGACGAGCTCCACCACTCCCCCGCGGCGCCCCGCGGGAAGGGCCAGCTCGCCGAGGGGATGCGCTACGTGCGGCGTAAGCCGGTGATCTTCTGGACCGTCGTTATGGTGGCGGTGCTCGCGGTCTTCGCGTTCAACATGCCGGTCTTCCTCGCGGCCTACGCCAACGACGTGTACGACGTCGGAGCGCAGGGCTACGGGATGTTCAACGCCCTCGTCGCCGCAGGCGCGCTGGCCGGCGCGCTCGCCTCCACCCGCCGCACCTCGGTGCGCCTGTCGATGGTGGTGGGGACCGCCGCCGCGCTCGGCGTGGTCCAGGCGCTCGCGGGCCTCGCGCCGGGCGAGATCGCCTTCAGCGTGCTCCTGGTCGGCATCGGGGTGGGCAACCTGCTCTTCATCACGGCGGCGAACTCGCTGGTGCAGATGTCGTCCAACGTGCAGATCCGCGGCCGGGTGATCTCGTTCTACATCCTGGTGCTGCTCGGCGGCCAGGCGATCGGCGGCCCGCTGATGGGCTGGGTGGTGGAGGCCGCCGGCCCGCACGTCGCGATGATGATCTCGGGGCTCGTGCCCGCCGCGGCGGCCGTGCTGGTCGCGTGGATGATCGCCCGGCACGCCAGCCTCCGCCTGCGGTTCGGACTGCGCGGACGCCGGCCGGTGATCGCGATCGTCAACCGGGCGGGCAAGGCCGGGGCGACGCTGTAG
- a CDS encoding thioredoxin family protein — MDATPAVDRPVTRDVALTLYTSAFCEPCMQTRAVLAEAARLVPGLRVTERDVARDPARAESDGIRSTPTVIVLGDDGSEVFRAEGVPTLNQVLVAAARAL, encoded by the coding sequence GTGGATGCGACACCCGCCGTTGACCGTCCCGTCACCCGGGACGTCGCCCTGACCCTGTACACCTCCGCGTTCTGCGAGCCCTGCATGCAGACCAGGGCGGTGCTCGCCGAGGCCGCGCGCCTGGTGCCGGGCCTGCGCGTGACGGAGCGCGACGTCGCCCGCGACCCGGCCCGCGCGGAGTCCGACGGCATCCGCTCGACCCCGACCGTCATCGTCCTCGGCGACGACGGGTCGGAGGTGTTCCGCGCGGAGGGCGTGCCCACCCTCAACCAGGTCCTGGTCGCCGCCGCCCGCGCCCTCTGA